In a single window of the Leptospiraceae bacterium genome:
- a CDS encoding AAA family ATPase produces the protein MHKILNYQIEKEIYHSANSTLYLAKKEVVDNGNIGQKFVLKQLRKEFPTPEEIARFKREFEITRSLQEEGIIKVYELLKYQNTYIIVLEYFEGDSIANFLSSNTFAVNEVLPIAISIAESLGNVHKNKIIHKDINPFNIVWNLKTGKVKIIDFGISSELSHETTSLQNLNVLEGTLNYMSPEQTGRMNRSVDYRTDLYSLGATLYHMLTGQVPFIGHDAMEIVHSHIAKDPTPPHELNKKIPEILSKIILRLMAKTAEKRYQSASGLVYDLKWCLENIESVGTGRELSLRIGANDISDKFEIPQKLYGREKEVETLMNAFDRIKNNTKEIILISGYSGIGKSSIVKEIYKPIVQKKGIFINGKFDQYKRKIPYVSLIQAFQELVKQILTESKEELAVRKETILNALGQNASVITDVIPEVELIIGKQPSARVLSPEESRNRFNVMFRNFVRVFASGKNPLVIFLDDLHWTDLPTLQLLELIITDTEIFNLLIVGAYRDNEVEPTHPLLATLEEIKNKKVTVNTITLSPLNLTHCKQIISETLLISDEESAPLAKLCFEKTQGNPFFLNQFLSTLYQEKFISFDLSNKKWNWNIKEIQSKQITDNVVDLMANRIRKLPDITQNVLRLSACIGNQFDLRTLATVNEKSLSRTAVELWDALKEGFIIPLTETYKLIGHNSDNVEIDSIIPQYRFLHDRVQQAAYSLIAEEERKKVHLGVGRLLLIKMSDELQEENLFDIVNHLNLGKDLISDKNEKERLIELNLSVAKKAKLSAAFEPAFSYAQNAISLLIEDSWVSQFDLTKKVYMEATETAYLSGHFERMENLLETILAKEIPLIDQAKIYEIKILSAIAQHDMTLAIKIALQILKILGIELSQNPSQEIIGKGLGEIMQALAAYKISDLLELPTMTNIENIAAMRIMKLIFSCCYQVDPGLFPILVFTMLQLSLKYGNTSTSAIAYSCYGLVLCGIVGDIDSGYQFGQLALNLIDRFKAEEYKPYTVYTVNVFVRHWKEPGVNTIKPLLEVNQLGMVVGDFEFASHAGWMYNAHSYFAGHELPKVIKETIKYRLAIREIKQESAFRFISIFLQSLLNLANITLEPWKLIGDAYDEDKMLPIHEKANDNTGFCTIYFHKLVLSFLMEEYDTALKFSELTERYLAGLPASQYIPLYFFYDSLTQIAKYPQAESKEAILAKVTSNQTKIKAWADHCPSNCLHKFYLVEAEKSRILGEDLRAIEYYDKAAKLAKENEFLQEEALANELYARFWLQKDKEEFGQILLNKAYHLYRLWGAGNKVNQLENKYGHLLAKKVKTNFSKILIKDSINSTLDSSSNNLDLVSVMKASQSISQEIVIEELLKNMMHIVIENAGAQNGYLLQEKNENWVIEAEGKSDQKKVTVLQSMPVRSIETGILKVPLSIIQYVARTRESVVIENATQDNNYILDPYFTHNNPKSVLSSPILHHGKILGILYLENNAISGVFTRERLEVLQLLSSQVAISLENATLYASLEDKVAQRTKQLEQAHEKILVLEKETTEKQLAGGFAHEMRNALVGPKLVIQHVLGQDGSAPFESLSLANSRKLKEIYLLIKDKISEDTLNSALKEMKVIFENEEQMENSLNMIYKSISKGLLITQQIMDYAKVGNEQVGKSEVDINHLLESLVEDYEKNWIEHKINISLNLPNEKVILQGLDSHFESVFKNLLLNAKDALIDKNITDTREKRINIKAEKTGYNYIVEVTDNGIGISPRTHWKNLRCIFFN, from the coding sequence ATGCATAAAATTTTAAATTATCAAATAGAAAAAGAAATCTATCATAGTGCAAATTCAACTCTTTATCTTGCAAAAAAAGAAGTCGTGGATAATGGCAACATTGGGCAAAAATTTGTTCTGAAACAACTCAGAAAAGAATTTCCTACTCCAGAAGAAATTGCTCGATTTAAAAGAGAATTTGAAATCACTCGTAGCCTACAGGAAGAAGGTATAATTAAAGTCTACGAACTCCTTAAATACCAAAATACCTACATCATTGTTTTGGAATATTTCGAAGGAGATTCGATTGCAAATTTTTTGAGTTCAAATACTTTTGCGGTTAACGAGGTTTTACCCATTGCAATTTCGATTGCCGAAAGTTTGGGAAATGTGCATAAGAATAAAATCATCCATAAAGATATCAATCCTTTCAACATTGTATGGAATCTGAAAACGGGAAAGGTAAAAATAATTGATTTCGGAATTTCTTCCGAACTTTCTCATGAAACAACCAGTTTACAGAATTTAAATGTATTAGAAGGCACTCTTAACTATATGTCACCCGAACAAACAGGTCGCATGAATAGATCTGTTGACTACAGGACTGACTTATACTCATTAGGTGCTACTTTATATCACATGCTCACCGGACAAGTTCCGTTTATCGGTCATGATGCCATGGAGATAGTCCATAGCCATATCGCAAAAGATCCAACTCCTCCACATGAACTAAACAAAAAAATTCCAGAGATACTATCAAAAATCATTTTGCGGCTAATGGCAAAGACAGCAGAAAAAAGATATCAGAGTGCTTCTGGTCTGGTTTATGATTTAAAATGGTGCCTGGAAAATATCGAATCCGTAGGGACAGGTCGCGAACTGTCCTTACGGATTGGTGCAAATGATATTTCCGATAAATTCGAAATTCCTCAAAAGCTCTACGGTCGAGAAAAAGAAGTAGAAACATTGATGAATGCCTTTGATAGAATAAAGAATAATACAAAGGAGATAATACTGATTAGTGGCTATTCTGGAATTGGAAAGTCATCTATCGTAAAAGAAATATATAAGCCCATTGTGCAAAAAAAGGGAATTTTTATCAATGGAAAGTTTGATCAATACAAAAGAAAAATTCCTTATGTATCACTCATTCAAGCTTTTCAAGAATTAGTAAAACAGATTTTAACGGAAAGCAAAGAGGAGTTAGCCGTTAGAAAAGAAACAATATTAAATGCATTGGGTCAAAATGCATCTGTCATTACAGACGTAATACCAGAAGTGGAATTAATTATAGGCAAACAACCATCTGCCCGTGTTCTATCTCCAGAAGAATCTAGAAACCGCTTCAATGTAATGTTTCGAAATTTTGTAAGGGTATTCGCTTCAGGGAAAAATCCTCTTGTGATTTTTTTAGATGATTTACATTGGACTGATTTACCAACTCTTCAATTATTAGAACTCATTATAACAGATACAGAAATTTTTAATCTTCTTATAGTAGGAGCTTATCGAGACAATGAAGTAGAACCAACTCATCCATTGCTTGCAACCTTAGAGGAAATTAAAAATAAAAAAGTAACGGTTAATACCATTACTCTCTCTCCTCTCAATTTAACCCATTGCAAACAAATTATATCCGAAACTCTATTAATCTCCGATGAAGAGTCAGCCCCATTAGCTAAATTATGCTTTGAAAAAACACAGGGAAACCCATTTTTCTTAAATCAATTCTTATCTACTTTGTATCAGGAAAAATTTATTTCATTTGATCTAAGTAATAAAAAATGGAATTGGAATATTAAAGAAATTCAAAGCAAGCAGATAACGGATAACGTAGTAGATCTCATGGCAAATAGAATCAGGAAATTGCCAGACATTACTCAGAATGTTCTTCGTTTATCCGCTTGTATTGGAAATCAATTTGACTTAAGAACATTGGCAACTGTAAATGAAAAATCACTTTCTCGCACTGCGGTAGAATTATGGGACGCGCTAAAAGAAGGATTCATTATTCCATTAACAGAAACCTATAAGTTAATTGGTCACAACTCAGATAATGTAGAAATTGATTCAATCATTCCTCAATACCGCTTTCTACATGATAGGGTGCAACAAGCCGCATACTCTCTAATAGCCGAAGAAGAAAGAAAAAAAGTTCATTTAGGAGTAGGAAGGTTACTACTCATTAAAATGTCAGATGAGTTACAAGAAGAGAATCTATTTGACATCGTAAACCATTTGAATTTAGGAAAAGATTTAATATCTGATAAAAATGAGAAAGAGAGGCTAATTGAATTAAACCTCTCGGTTGCAAAAAAAGCTAAGCTTTCTGCTGCATTTGAACCCGCATTCAGTTATGCACAAAATGCAATCAGCTTATTAATCGAAGATTCCTGGGTGAGTCAATTTGACCTGACGAAAAAAGTTTATATGGAAGCTACTGAAACAGCTTATCTATCCGGACATTTTGAAAGGATGGAAAATCTTTTAGAGACAATATTAGCAAAAGAAATTCCTTTAATAGACCAAGCCAAAATTTATGAAATAAAAATTCTATCAGCGATCGCTCAGCATGATATGACATTGGCAATTAAAATCGCCTTGCAAATACTTAAAATTTTAGGTATTGAACTTTCTCAAAATCCGAGCCAGGAGATAATAGGAAAAGGCTTGGGTGAGATTATGCAAGCGCTAGCGGCATATAAAATCAGCGACTTATTAGAATTACCCACAATGACTAATATTGAAAATATTGCAGCTATGCGAATTATGAAATTAATTTTTTCGTGTTGTTATCAAGTAGACCCGGGACTATTTCCAATCTTAGTCTTTACCATGCTTCAATTGTCATTGAAATATGGTAATACTTCAACCTCTGCGATTGCGTATTCTTGCTATGGTCTAGTTCTTTGTGGGATTGTAGGTGATATAGATTCAGGGTATCAATTTGGACAACTAGCTTTAAATTTAATTGATCGTTTTAAGGCAGAAGAGTATAAACCTTATACTGTTTACACAGTCAATGTTTTTGTTCGTCATTGGAAAGAACCGGGGGTAAATACAATTAAACCCCTACTAGAAGTAAACCAATTAGGAATGGTAGTCGGAGATTTTGAATTTGCAAGTCATGCTGGTTGGATGTATAATGCACATTCTTATTTTGCAGGTCATGAATTACCAAAAGTAATAAAGGAAACAATAAAATATAGGCTAGCCATCCGAGAAATAAAACAAGAATCAGCCTTTCGTTTTATTTCTATTTTTCTTCAATCATTACTCAATTTAGCAAACATAACCTTAGAGCCATGGAAATTAATTGGTGATGCATATGATGAAGATAAAATGTTACCGATTCATGAAAAAGCAAATGACAATACCGGATTCTGCACCATCTACTTTCATAAACTTGTTTTAAGTTTTTTAATGGAAGAGTATGATACTGCTCTTAAGTTTTCTGAGTTGACAGAGAGATACTTAGCAGGTTTACCGGCTTCTCAATATATACCTCTATATTTTTTCTATGACTCTCTAACGCAAATTGCCAAGTATCCACAAGCAGAATCAAAAGAAGCAATTCTAGCTAAAGTAACATCGAACCAGACTAAGATAAAAGCATGGGCTGACCACTGTCCGTCAAACTGTCTGCACAAATTTTATCTAGTAGAAGCAGAAAAATCCCGTATCCTAGGAGAAGATTTACGAGCAATCGAATATTATGATAAAGCTGCAAAGTTAGCTAAAGAAAATGAATTTTTACAAGAAGAAGCTTTGGCTAATGAGCTTTATGCGCGATTCTGGTTACAAAAAGATAAAGAAGAATTTGGACAAATCCTTTTAAATAAAGCATACCATCTCTATAGACTTTGGGGTGCAGGTAATAAAGTTAATCAGCTTGAAAATAAATATGGTCATTTGTTAGCAAAAAAGGTAAAAACAAATTTCAGCAAAATATTAATAAAAGACTCAATTAACTCTACTCTTGATAGTTCATCAAATAACTTAGATTTGGTTTCAGTAATGAAAGCTTCTCAGTCCATTTCGCAAGAAATTGTTATTGAAGAACTTTTAAAAAACATGATGCATATCGTAATTGAAAATGCTGGAGCGCAAAATGGCTATTTGCTACAAGAAAAAAATGAGAACTGGGTCATAGAAGCAGAGGGAAAATCTGACCAAAAAAAAGTTACCGTATTGCAGTCTATGCCTGTTAGGTCAATCGAAACAGGTATATTAAAAGTGCCTCTCTCTATTATACAATATGTGGCTCGAACAAGAGAGTCTGTAGTAATTGAAAATGCAACACAAGATAACAATTATATTTTGGATCCTTATTTCACGCATAACAATCCAAAGTCAGTATTGTCCTCACCAATTTTACATCATGGAAAAATTCTAGGCATTTTGTATTTGGAGAATAATGCAATAAGCGGTGTATTCACTAGAGAACGTTTAGAAGTATTACAGCTATTATCCTCTCAAGTTGCGATTTCCCTTGAAAATGCAACTCTCTACGCTAGCCTCGAAGATAAAGTTGCGCAAAGAACAAAACAATTAGAACAAGCTCATGAGAAAATTCTTGTTCTAGAAAAAGAGACAACAGAGAAACAATTAGCCGGTGGGTTTGCTCACGAAATGAGAAATGCTCTTGTAGGTCCTAAATTAGTTATTCAACATGTATTAGGTCAAGATGGATCAGCGCCATTCGAAAGTTTGAGTTTAGCAAATAGTAGAAAGCTAAAAGAAATCTACCTACTCATAAAAGATAAAATTTCAGAGGATACTTTAAATTCTGCGCTTAAAGAGATGAAAGTAATCTTTGAAAACGAAGAGCAAATGGAAAATAGCCTCAATATGATTTACAAATCAATTTCCAAAGGCTTGTTAATTACACAGCAGATTATGGATTATGCAAAGGTTGGAAATGAGCAAGTAGGAAAAAGCGAGGTGGATATAAATCATCTTCTTGAAAGTCTTGTGGAAGATTACGAGAAAAACTGGATTGAGCACAAAATAAATATTAGCCTCAATCTGCCAAATGAAAAAGTAATTTTGCAGGGGTTAGATTCGCATTTTGAATCGGTCTTTAAGAATCTTTTGCTAAATGCAAAGGATGCATTGATTGATAAGAATATTACAGATACACGGGAAAAGAGAATAAATATCAAAGCAGAGAAAACAGGCTATAATTATATAGTAGAAGTAACAGATAACGGTATTGGAATTTCTCCCAGAACACATTGGAAGAATCTACGATGCATTTTTTTCAACTAA
- a CDS encoding thiamine pyrophosphate-binding protein: protein MLSCTDISIQIAEYLQSPVSTTLQGLSVFPANHPLHTGMGFSEAAVPAPTNAFENCDCLLAVGTRFSEIPTGSYGINVPENLIHIDINPTVFNKNYPAKIAIEGNSKEILQAILEEMQALSPAKKNYSVAKSIERDKKSYIQEWKSHSTNRINPIDFFESLRKNLNDDAITVVDDGNHTFLVAELFPTYRSKHLISPTDFNCMGYCVPAAIGAKLVNPEKQVIGIVGDGAFLMTCMEIITASKLRLEVSVYFVFNVGEIIANSPRSRNSIQSKNMHCIG, encoded by the coding sequence GTGCTGAGCTGCACTGATATCAGCATTCAAATTGCAGAGTATTTACAATCTCCTGTTTCGACAACTCTTCAGGGATTAAGCGTATTTCCTGCTAATCATCCTCTTCATACAGGAATGGGATTTAGTGAAGCGGCTGTTCCTGCTCCTACAAATGCGTTTGAAAATTGCGATTGCCTCTTAGCCGTTGGAACAAGGTTTAGTGAAATTCCAACTGGAAGCTATGGAATTAACGTTCCTGAAAATTTAATTCATATAGATATAAATCCAACTGTGTTTAACAAGAATTATCCGGCAAAGATTGCTATCGAAGGAAACTCGAAGGAAATTCTACAAGCTATCTTAGAAGAAATGCAAGCTTTAAGTCCCGCAAAGAAAAATTATTCTGTTGCAAAATCAATTGAAAGGGATAAGAAGTCTTATATCCAAGAATGGAAATCGCATAGCACAAATCGAATTAATCCAATTGATTTTTTTGAATCTCTTCGCAAGAATCTAAACGATGATGCAATCACTGTTGTCGATGATGGAAATCATACTTTCTTAGTTGCAGAATTATTTCCAACGTATCGCTCTAAGCATTTAATCAGTCCGACAGATTTTAATTGTATGGGTTACTGTGTGCCTGCCGCTATTGGCGCGAAATTAGTGAATCCAGAAAAACAAGTAATTGGAATTGTTGGCGATGGAGCTTTTCTCATGACTTGCATGGAGATCATCACTGCGTCTAAACTTAGACTCGAAGTGTCCGTCTACTTTGTATTTAACGTTGGCGAGATTATCGCAAATAGCCCAAGGTCAAGAAATTCCATACAATCGAAAAACATGCACTGTATTGGCTGA
- a CDS encoding ABC transporter ATP-binding protein — MIAIELKNVTKQFKELTAVNNLSVKIKRGEYVALLGPNGAGKTTLVEMIEGIQSPDLGEIHILGKGWKGNESELKNKLGFSLQETHFIPKLTVEETVKLFSSFYTKKDKASEILSITGLEAKKKSYVENLSGGQRQKLALSIALIHDPEILILDEPTTGLDPTARREIWNILSELKKKSTTLILTTHYMEEAEYLCDRILIMNQGKFIAQGSLESLLAEYKLGEIIEFSFSQKNQDFILKKFAGLKEFKWDKESGKGQLVVQDIVKAMPILLDKIKQEKLKLENFECRKMTLDDLFLSMTGRRLDA, encoded by the coding sequence ATGATAGCAATAGAATTAAAAAATGTAACAAAACAATTCAAAGAATTAACCGCTGTAAATAATCTCAGTGTTAAGATTAAACGCGGGGAATACGTTGCCTTGCTCGGACCAAATGGTGCGGGCAAAACAACGTTAGTCGAAATGATCGAAGGAATACAATCTCCTGATTTAGGAGAAATTCATATACTCGGAAAGGGATGGAAGGGCAATGAATCCGAACTTAAAAATAAGCTTGGATTTTCTCTACAAGAAACCCATTTCATTCCAAAACTCACAGTCGAAGAAACAGTTAAACTCTTTTCTAGTTTCTACACAAAGAAAGATAAGGCTTCTGAAATTTTAAGTATTACAGGCTTAGAAGCCAAAAAGAAATCCTATGTAGAAAATCTTTCCGGTGGACAAAGACAAAAGCTTGCTCTAAGTATTGCGCTCATTCATGATCCAGAAATTTTAATTTTAGATGAGCCTACGACTGGTCTTGATCCAACGGCTCGGAGGGAAATATGGAATATCCTCTCAGAGCTAAAAAAGAAATCGACGACTCTTATACTAACCACACACTATATGGAAGAAGCAGAATATCTATGCGATAGAATTCTAATTATGAACCAAGGAAAATTCATCGCCCAGGGAAGTCTCGAAAGTCTTCTTGCGGAATACAAATTAGGAGAGATAATCGAGTTTAGCTTCTCTCAAAAAAATCAAGACTTTATTCTAAAAAAATTCGCCGGACTAAAAGAATTCAAATGGGACAAGGAAAGCGGCAAAGGACAATTAGTCGTTCAAGACATTGTAAAAGCAATGCCGATTCTACTCGACAAAATTAAACAGGAAAAACTAAAATTGGAAAACTTTGAATGCAGAAAAATGACCCTAGATGATTTATTTCTATCTATGACAGGGAGAAGACTTGATGCTTAA
- a CDS encoding ABC transporter permease has translation MLNTIYQLVTAEFKEFYRNPGILFWALGFPLIIATILGFAFTKKQEVNRNVGVIVTDSNTSLIQALQNKVPDNESYTKFTFIPYSLEEAKIAMKRGIISLYMEKISKEYKYYFDSNNSESHLTYLLLDRMLSGIKNTKDQVNHLSNKGDRYIDFLIPGLLALGIMNSCLWGTAWTLMDMRSKKLLRRLISTPLPKPIFLLSHFLSRSVLSGIEYLLLMTFAYFTFHVEVQGSILGLFVLFLSGTFAFSGIAIFASSRASNSQIANGVINAISFPMMMMSGIFFSYHNFPDWATSIIRFFPLTLLADSVRAIFIEGAGLNLVIGPSLILVAVGFLFFGIGLKIYKWD, from the coding sequence ATGCTTAATACCATTTACCAACTAGTAACCGCTGAGTTCAAAGAGTTTTATCGCAATCCCGGAATTTTATTCTGGGCACTTGGCTTTCCTCTTATCATTGCAACGATTTTAGGATTTGCATTTACAAAAAAACAAGAAGTCAATCGCAATGTAGGAGTCATCGTCACCGACTCAAATACTTCCCTGATTCAAGCCTTACAAAATAAAGTTCCGGATAACGAGAGTTATACTAAGTTCACGTTTATTCCTTATAGCTTGGAAGAAGCAAAGATAGCGATGAAGCGCGGGATAATTTCTCTCTACATGGAAAAGATATCGAAAGAATATAAATACTATTTTGATTCCAACAATAGCGAAAGTCATTTAACCTATTTGCTATTGGATAGAATGCTTTCAGGAATTAAAAACACAAAGGATCAAGTGAATCATCTATCTAACAAAGGAGACCGTTATATTGATTTTCTAATACCTGGACTTCTTGCCTTGGGGATAATGAACTCTTGCCTCTGGGGCACAGCTTGGACGCTCATGGATATGCGAAGTAAAAAGCTTTTACGCCGTCTCATATCAACTCCTCTCCCAAAGCCAATCTTTTTATTATCTCACTTCCTTTCGCGCTCTGTTTTGAGTGGGATAGAATATCTTTTACTGATGACATTTGCCTATTTTACTTTTCATGTAGAGGTTCAAGGAAGTATCTTAGGACTTTTTGTTTTATTTTTGAGTGGGACTTTTGCCTTTAGCGGTATAGCAATCTTTGCCTCATCTAGAGCCAGCAATTCACAGATTGCGAATGGTGTAATTAATGCAATATCCTTCCCAATGATGATGATGTCTGGAATTTTCTTCTCCTATCACAATTTCCCTGATTGGGCAACATCTATTATCCGCTTTTTTCCTTTAACTTTATTAGCTGATTCAGTGCGTGCCATTTTCATTGAGGGAGCAGGACTTAATCTTGTAATAGGTCCGTCGCTCATCTTAGTTGCAGTGGGATTTTTATTTTTCGGAATCGGTTTGAAGATTTATAAATGGGATTGA
- a CDS encoding CPBP family intramembrane metalloprotease, with amino-acid sequence MSKVNLSRFIFQANILCLLFIFLLPLAAQENQDKKPEPVPEKKETSSKNPHLAALLGIVPGVGQAYVGNIYSAGIQAGTFVSLYNLERNYRSQPDYINFKDREVKFDLADAVVGYQFQKNGWVYNDLPFKAAVQNNEAYEGLSFSFFSETKYDRDLRLWKEHQLAEENTFVKYGNYSRTSRNTVNADMLNNPILSTMMYSVYSAYRDAGAMGEEKKSETINQLAFSPFNPDILKRPEVFIPITIMAGIFGIGAKSGDPILVPSSVKRDGSLYLKGFVDGISPGIGEEAFFRGYLNHSLSTNYGPVAGIGTSSLLFMLAHEGNADATSGRPARLLAGIYLGWLHYKSGYDIRPGTAVHFWNNFLISLAAMSQYKADPNYDKGQRDVYFMPVQFTFTM; translated from the coding sequence ATGAGCAAAGTAAATTTATCAAGATTTATTTTTCAGGCAAACATTCTCTGTCTTCTATTTATTTTTCTTTTGCCATTAGCCGCACAGGAAAATCAAGACAAGAAGCCAGAGCCTGTCCCTGAAAAAAAAGAAACGTCTTCTAAGAATCCACATTTAGCAGCACTGCTTGGAATCGTTCCCGGTGTAGGACAAGCCTATGTGGGTAATATCTATTCTGCTGGAATTCAAGCCGGAACTTTTGTAAGTCTATACAACCTAGAAAGAAATTACAGAAGTCAGCCTGATTATATTAATTTCAAAGATAGAGAAGTTAAATTTGATTTGGCAGATGCAGTGGTTGGTTATCAATTCCAAAAGAATGGCTGGGTATACAATGATTTGCCTTTCAAAGCTGCGGTTCAAAATAATGAAGCATATGAAGGATTAAGTTTTTCCTTTTTTTCTGAAACAAAGTATGATAGAGATTTAAGATTATGGAAAGAACACCAATTAGCCGAAGAAAATACATTTGTAAAATATGGAAATTACTCTCGCACAAGTAGAAACACCGTTAATGCGGATATGCTGAATAATCCGATTTTATCCACAATGATGTATTCTGTTTACTCTGCCTACAGAGATGCAGGGGCGATGGGAGAAGAAAAAAAATCCGAGACCATTAATCAACTTGCATTTTCCCCGTTTAATCCAGACATTTTAAAACGACCGGAAGTATTTATTCCAATCACTATCATGGCAGGAATATTTGGAATTGGAGCCAAAAGCGGTGATCCAATATTAGTCCCTTCAAGCGTTAAGCGCGATGGTTCTCTTTACCTAAAAGGTTTTGTTGATGGAATCTCGCCCGGAATTGGCGAAGAAGCTTTTTTTCGTGGGTATCTAAATCATTCTCTTAGCACAAATTACGGACCCGTAGCCGGCATTGGAACTTCTTCTTTGCTTTTCATGCTAGCGCATGAGGGAAATGCAGATGCAACTTCAGGAAGACCAGCCCGATTACTCGCCGGTATTTATTTAGGCTGGCTTCACTATAAAAGCGGTTATGATATTCGACCTGGAACAGCAGTTCATTTCTGGAATAATTTTTTAATCAGCTTAGCAGCGATGTCGCAATACAAAGCAGATCCGAATTATGATAAGGGGCAAAGAGATGTATACTTCATGCCGGTTCAGTTTACTTTTACAATGTAG
- a CDS encoding ATP-binding protein: protein MIPEEIENKQLVHSNKEDEFAIFRKEISPENPMTEIESIHTINLEFNKVENSPAKPLILIVDDDANVREALKITLGKKYDLILCANGNEAIEKVNLPFFAVILDIKMEGKNGFETFIEIKKKKLYLPIIFHSAYQDLKDPYEIINDYRPFGYVVKEGESKKLLDTIESAVDYFFQINRNATLVKELEKSEKQYRDLVENSLDIIFALDEQGRIISINHSVTQILRYPIEEILNTSIVNLAYKSNSANGEILDEKLQELSLSNNVISFNCDFVTKFGEPKEMHVKLKYILHENGFLIIGTASTVEEDILQRICESETQVYKLSNYLTHVDIVSQRLASYASKYCDQETFMNLKLCVRELIINAMEHGNLGITFEEKSESLINGTYIQILMDRQKSLINSKKRITVESSLTPEKMEVIITDEGDGFDHEKMLARSMNDDTNGILGHGRGIAMSKIFLDSIVYNEKGNSVRIIKKFK, encoded by the coding sequence ATGATACCAGAAGAAATAGAAAACAAACAACTAGTTCATTCAAATAAGGAAGATGAATTTGCCATTTTTCGAAAAGAAATTAGCCCAGAGAATCCAATGACAGAAATTGAATCCATTCACACAATAAACTTAGAATTTAATAAAGTAGAAAATTCTCCAGCCAAACCATTGATTCTAATCGTAGACGATGATGCAAATGTAAGAGAAGCTTTAAAAATTACACTTGGGAAAAAATACGATTTAATACTTTGTGCCAATGGGAATGAAGCCATTGAAAAAGTAAACCTTCCTTTTTTTGCAGTGATTCTAGATATAAAAATGGAAGGCAAAAATGGATTTGAAACATTCATAGAAATAAAAAAGAAAAAACTTTATCTCCCTATCATCTTTCATTCTGCTTACCAGGATTTAAAAGACCCATATGAAATCATAAATGACTATCGCCCCTTCGGCTATGTTGTAAAAGAAGGCGAGAGCAAAAAACTTTTAGATACAATCGAAAGTGCTGTCGATTATTTTTTCCAGATCAATCGAAATGCAACTCTTGTAAAAGAATTGGAAAAATCGGAAAAACAATACAGAGACCTCGTTGAAAATTCTCTTGATATAATTTTTGCTTTAGATGAGCAAGGGAGGATAATCTCTATTAACCATTCAGTTACGCAAATTCTAAGATACCCAATAGAAGAAATTCTAAACACAAGCATTGTAAATTTAGCCTATAAATCTAATTCCGCCAACGGTGAAATTTTAGATGAGAAGTTGCAAGAGTTGAGTCTTTCGAATAACGTTATTTCGTTTAATTGTGATTTTGTTACAAAGTTTGGAGAGCCAAAAGAAATGCATGTAAAACTAAAATATATTTTGCATGAAAATGGATTTCTTATCATTGGCACAGCATCGACTGTAGAAGAAGATATTTTACAACGCATCTGTGAATCGGAAACACAAGTTTATAAACTCAGTAACTACCTGACTCATGTGGACATTGTTTCGCAAAGATTGGCTAGTTACGCCTCTAAGTATTGTGATCAAGAAACTTTTATGAATTTAAAACTTTGCGTAAGAGAATTAATAATTAACGCAATGGAACATGGCAACTTAGGAATCACCTTTGAAGAAAAATCAGAATCTCTAATAAATGGAACTTATATTCAGATTCTAATGGATCGACAAAAAAGCCTCATAAACTCTAAGAAGCGGATAACAGTGGAATCCTCTTTAACACCAGAAAAAATGGAAGTAATCATTACCGATGAAGGGGATGGCTTCGACCACGAAAAAATGTTAGCACGATCTATGAATGATGACACAAATGGAATCCTTGGTCATGGTCGCGGTATCGCAATGTCAAAAATATTTCTAGACTCTATTGTTTACAACGAAAAAGGGAATTCAGTTCGCATAATCAAGAAATTCAAATAG